Proteins encoded within one genomic window of Brachybacterium sp. P6-10-X1:
- a CDS encoding 3-hydroxyacyl-CoA dehydrogenase NAD-binding domain-containing protein, with translation MSSYTEHVTRVLIEDREHPGLGTVAVLTFAPPEGEEKRPATLGPRSIVAVTDAVSTALDRAEAGEIQAIALTGTGRVFLAGADLSMFADPTAVQHVETMTRAAHDLQVRVRTSPVPVLAHLNGAALGGGLEISLMADVRTVAPDVKGIGVPETSLGILPGWGGTTLLQSVVGPETAVRMILEDPARDKQLTADQAFEDGLVDEIAADLDEALDEFAALVAAHVDVDEADTDVVDPTVVEAAADPTSAVPGAWGGRTAPLPGADTPEAEALLDALDAPHGSAETRRTWAARLEGQGAPAVGRALSLLQKLPGSSLPEALRREAEALGELVRSDAAAASMYSAELLRRGKPGRHPVEGAREIRRVGVAGAGLMASQIAAQLALGLQVPVVMRDLDESIAAKGLAAARDVIAKTAAHGRIDEDTATQVAGSLSATTDLQELAGCDLVLEAVPEVLAIKKSVFADLESVLDPEALLVTNTSSLSVTRMSEGLTHPERVVGLHFFNPVAKMPLVEVIHTEATDERTLATGLEVVRRLRKFGVRSADAPGFIVNRLLFRVLGAVLASLDAGADPAEVDASLDALGMPMRPFTLLDLVGLGVADHVGAVLAEELGDRFHASPGLHAMAEKQARFTEHSKTAVHPPVSPTVAETFAADAAPVPGQALVGDALLERVRDGLAEEIAVMLDSGVVERPEQIDLALILGAGFPRHRGGVTPYLDASGAAHRAADRSFHGELFTASR, from the coding sequence ATGAGCAGCTACACCGAGCACGTCACCCGAGTCCTCATCGAGGATCGCGAGCATCCCGGGCTGGGAACGGTGGCCGTGCTGACCTTCGCCCCGCCCGAGGGGGAGGAGAAGCGCCCCGCGACCCTCGGGCCCCGTTCCATCGTCGCCGTCACCGACGCCGTCTCCACCGCGCTCGACCGTGCCGAGGCCGGGGAGATCCAGGCGATCGCCCTGACCGGGACCGGTCGTGTGTTCCTCGCCGGCGCCGACCTGTCGATGTTTGCCGATCCCACTGCGGTCCAGCACGTCGAGACCATGACCAGGGCCGCCCATGACCTTCAGGTCCGTGTCCGCACCAGCCCCGTGCCGGTGCTCGCCCATCTCAACGGCGCCGCGCTCGGCGGCGGCCTCGAGATCTCGCTGATGGCCGACGTGCGCACCGTCGCCCCCGACGTCAAGGGGATCGGCGTGCCCGAGACGAGCCTCGGGATCCTGCCCGGCTGGGGCGGCACCACCCTGCTGCAGTCCGTCGTGGGCCCCGAGACCGCGGTGCGGATGATCCTCGAGGACCCCGCCCGCGACAAGCAGCTGACCGCCGACCAGGCCTTCGAGGACGGACTGGTCGACGAGATCGCCGCCGACCTGGACGAGGCGCTCGACGAGTTCGCGGCCCTGGTCGCCGCGCACGTGGACGTCGACGAAGCCGACACCGACGTGGTCGATCCGACGGTCGTCGAAGCCGCTGCGGACCCCACCTCCGCCGTCCCCGGCGCCTGGGGCGGGCGCACCGCCCCGCTGCCCGGTGCCGACACCCCCGAGGCCGAGGCGCTGCTGGACGCGCTCGATGCCCCGCACGGCAGCGCCGAGACCCGTCGCACCTGGGCCGCCCGCCTCGAGGGGCAGGGAGCCCCCGCCGTCGGCCGTGCTCTCTCTCTGCTGCAGAAGCTGCCCGGCTCCAGCCTGCCCGAGGCGCTCCGGCGCGAGGCCGAGGCGCTCGGAGAGCTGGTCCGCTCCGACGCCGCCGCGGCCTCGATGTACTCCGCCGAGCTGCTGCGTCGCGGCAAGCCCGGCCGACACCCCGTCGAGGGGGCCCGCGAGATCCGGCGCGTCGGCGTGGCGGGCGCCGGGCTGATGGCCTCGCAGATCGCCGCGCAGCTGGCGCTGGGCCTCCAGGTCCCGGTGGTCATGCGTGACCTCGACGAGTCGATCGCCGCCAAGGGTCTGGCCGCCGCGCGCGACGTCATCGCCAAGACCGCCGCCCACGGGCGGATCGACGAGGACACCGCCACCCAGGTCGCCGGCTCGCTCTCGGCGACCACCGACCTGCAGGAGCTCGCCGGCTGCGACCTCGTGCTCGAGGCCGTCCCCGAGGTGCTGGCGATCAAGAAGTCCGTCTTCGCCGACCTCGAGAGCGTGCTCGATCCCGAGGCGCTCCTGGTCACGAACACCTCCTCGCTGTCGGTGACGCGGATGAGCGAGGGCCTCACCCATCCGGAGCGGGTCGTCGGACTGCACTTCTTCAATCCTGTCGCCAAGATGCCGCTGGTCGAGGTGATCCACACCGAGGCGACCGACGAGCGGACCCTCGCCACCGGTCTCGAGGTGGTGCGCCGTCTGCGCAAGTTCGGCGTGCGCAGCGCCGACGCCCCCGGCTTCATCGTCAACCGCCTGCTGTTCCGCGTGCTCGGTGCGGTGCTCGCCTCCCTGGACGCGGGGGCGGACCCGGCCGAGGTCGATGCATCCCTGGACGCGCTCGGGATGCCGATGCGTCCCTTCACCCTGCTGGACCTGGTGGGGCTGGGGGTCGCCGACCACGTCGGGGCCGTGCTCGCCGAGGAACTCGGGGACCGCTTCCATGCCTCGCCGGGGCTGCACGCCATGGCGGAGAAGCAGGCCCGCTTCACCGAGCACAGCAAGACGGCCGTGCACCCGCCGGTCTCCCCGACGGTGGCCGAGACCTTCGCCGCCGATGCCGCGCCGGTTCCCGGCCAGGCTCTCGTCGGGGACGCCCTGCTCGAGCGGGTCCGCGACGGCCTCGCCGAGGAGATCGCGGTGATGCTGGACAGCGGCGTCGTGGAGCGCCCCGAGCAGATCGACCTGGCGCTGATCCTCGGCGCCGGCTTCCCGCGGCATCGCGGCGGGGTGACCCCCTACCTCGATGCCTCCGGGGCGGCGCACAGGGCCGCTGACCGCAGCTTCCACGGGGAGCTGTTCACCGCGTCGAGGTGA
- a CDS encoding helix-turn-helix transcriptional regulator gives MHRIDDDRADAWFHALSDRTRRDILQRVLTGEQSVSALARNYSMSLTAVQKHVAVLEGAGLIIRRRHGRETLARGDAETLRSASDLLTELEAIQREHIARIDEFLAAETDSAPTDPASSDPASADPPHRKDRPCLSPTSATISTP, from the coding sequence ATGCATCGGATCGACGACGACCGGGCCGACGCCTGGTTCCACGCCCTCTCGGACCGCACGCGCCGCGACATCCTGCAGCGGGTACTGACGGGAGAGCAGTCGGTCTCCGCCCTGGCCAGGAATTACTCCATGAGCCTGACCGCGGTGCAGAAGCACGTCGCGGTGCTCGAGGGTGCCGGCCTGATCATCAGGCGTCGTCACGGGCGGGAGACCCTGGCCCGCGGCGACGCCGAGACCCTCCGCTCCGCCTCCGATCTCCTGACCGAGCTGGAAGCGATCCAGCGCGAGCACATCGCTCGCATCGATGAGTTCCTGGCCGCCGAGACCGACTCGGCCCCGACCGACCCCGCTTCGTCCGACCCCGCTTCGGCCGACCCACCCCACCGGAAGGACCGACCATGCCTGTCACCGACATCCGCCACGATCTCGACGCCCTGA
- a CDS encoding SRPBCC domain-containing protein, whose amino-acid sequence MPVTDIRHDLDALTLTITAEFAAPVQRIWEIYADPRQLEKVWGPKEFPATVVDHDLRPGGRVSYCMTGPEGERHPGYWNVLEVDEPRSFTYEDGFAHEDFTPNTELPVSTCVSTFQATAAGTRATYVTSYADREALQTVLDMGVEEGSRSAIDQIDDLVA is encoded by the coding sequence ATGCCTGTCACCGACATCCGCCACGATCTCGACGCCCTGACCCTCACCATCACCGCCGAGTTCGCCGCCCCCGTGCAGCGGATCTGGGAGATCTACGCGGACCCGCGCCAGCTCGAGAAGGTGTGGGGGCCGAAGGAGTTCCCGGCCACGGTGGTCGATCACGACCTCCGTCCCGGTGGGCGCGTCAGCTACTGCATGACCGGACCGGAGGGCGAGCGGCACCCCGGATACTGGAACGTGCTCGAGGTCGACGAACCCCGCTCCTTCACCTATGAGGACGGCTTCGCGCACGAGGACTTCACCCCGAACACGGAGCTGCCCGTCTCGACCTGCGTCAGCACCTTCCAGGCCACCGCCGCCGGGACCCGCGCGACATATGTGACCTCCTACGCCGATCGGGAAGCGCTGCAGACCGTGCTCGACATGGGCGTCGAGGAGGGCTCGCGCTCGGCGATCGACCAGATCGACGACCTGGTCGCCTGA
- a CDS encoding GNAT family N-acetyltransferase translates to MDLQDTPSVEPLHVSAREADLPPNGSDTAEAFSGFDASLDNPAWSSLTGHHADLAIGNELVRRFPEDVSPFVGIKDWDHPDVWDAILEVFGHGASVGVSHADPLLPEGWAPVFSIPGVQLVQTERVRARPDEEAVELGAADVEDMLALTERSRPGPFLPRTHVLGRYVGIRRAGRLIAMAGERLHPAGWTEISAVAVDEDHRRQGLASRLVLDVAFGIQQRGDRALIHAAATNTSAITGYEKLGFALRRRLTFGAVRTP, encoded by the coding sequence ATGGACCTGCAGGACACCCCTTCTGTCGAGCCGCTGCACGTCAGCGCCCGCGAGGCGGATCTCCCGCCGAACGGCAGCGATACCGCCGAGGCCTTCAGCGGCTTCGATGCGTCGCTCGACAATCCGGCCTGGTCCTCGCTGACCGGACACCACGCCGACCTCGCCATCGGCAATGAGCTGGTGCGACGCTTCCCCGAGGACGTCTCGCCGTTCGTGGGCATCAAGGACTGGGACCATCCGGACGTGTGGGACGCGATCCTCGAGGTCTTCGGGCACGGGGCATCGGTGGGCGTCTCCCACGCCGATCCACTGCTGCCCGAGGGCTGGGCGCCGGTGTTCTCCATCCCGGGCGTCCAGCTCGTCCAGACCGAACGCGTCCGGGCGCGGCCCGACGAAGAGGCGGTCGAGCTCGGCGCGGCGGACGTGGAGGACATGCTCGCCCTCACCGAGCGCAGCAGGCCCGGCCCGTTCCTCCCCCGCACCCACGTGCTGGGGCGGTACGTGGGGATCCGTCGCGCCGGACGGCTGATCGCGATGGCCGGCGAGCGCCTGCACCCCGCGGGCTGGACCGAGATCAGCGCCGTCGCGGTCGATGAGGACCACCGCCGCCAGGGCCTCGCCTCCCGTCTGGTGCTCGATGTGGCCTTCGGCATCCAGCAGCGAGGCGACCGGGCGCTGATCCATGCCGCGGCGACCAACACCTCGGCGATCACCGGGTACGAGAAACTGGGCTTCGCGCTGCGCCGCCGGCTGACCTTCGGGGCGGTGCGGACGCCCTGA
- a CDS encoding PLP-dependent cysteine synthase family protein, whose product MHHEETGLAQLEDVDRSDDSLRAWVAERIHRLEADDRRSADTHLVTLDLPASWDIQLYLKDESAHVSGSLKHRLARSLFLFALVNGWLRPGMPVIEASSGSTAVSEAHMARILEIPFIAVIPRGTSSRKVALIEAAGGRCHVVERADHMSTEAQRLADELGGLFLDQFSHAERATDWRGNNSIAVSAFGQLELEPHPVPRWIVVGAGTGGTSATFGRYLRYRRLPTGLCVADVENSAFFDGWVEGDPTVTTEAGSRIEGIGRPRVEPSFVPGVVDRMIRVPDAASVAAARYLSERLGRRVGASTGTNLVAVARLVTQMRERGETGSVLTLLCDPGDRYTDTYFDDDWVAAQGWDLDPWRAELEELLPLGSL is encoded by the coding sequence ATGCACCATGAGGAGACGGGGCTGGCGCAGCTCGAGGACGTGGACCGCAGCGACGATTCTCTGCGGGCCTGGGTGGCCGAGCGGATCCACCGGCTGGAGGCCGACGACCGCCGCTCCGCCGATACGCACCTGGTCACCCTCGACCTGCCCGCCTCATGGGACATCCAGCTGTACCTCAAGGACGAGTCCGCCCATGTCTCTGGCAGTCTGAAGCATCGCCTGGCCCGCTCCCTGTTCCTGTTCGCCCTGGTCAACGGGTGGTTGCGACCCGGGATGCCGGTGATCGAAGCGTCCTCGGGTTCGACGGCGGTCAGCGAGGCGCACATGGCGCGGATCCTGGAGATCCCGTTCATCGCGGTGATCCCGCGGGGCACCAGCTCCCGCAAGGTCGCGCTGATCGAAGCGGCGGGCGGGCGCTGCCACGTCGTCGAGCGCGCCGATCACATGAGCACCGAGGCGCAGCGCCTGGCCGACGAGCTGGGCGGGCTCTTCCTCGACCAGTTCTCCCACGCCGAGCGCGCCACCGACTGGCGGGGCAACAACTCCATCGCGGTCAGCGCCTTCGGCCAGCTGGAGCTGGAGCCTCATCCGGTGCCGCGCTGGATCGTGGTCGGTGCCGGCACCGGGGGCACCAGCGCGACCTTCGGCCGCTACCTGCGCTACCGCCGCCTGCCCACCGGGCTGTGCGTCGCCGATGTGGAGAACTCCGCCTTCTTCGACGGCTGGGTGGAGGGCGACCCGACCGTCACCACCGAGGCCGGTTCGCGGATCGAGGGCATCGGCCGTCCGCGGGTGGAGCCGAGCTTCGTGCCCGGCGTCGTGGACCGCATGATCCGGGTGCCGGATGCGGCCTCGGTCGCGGCGGCCCGATACCTCTCCGAGCGACTCGGCCGACGGGTCGGCGCGTCCACGGGCACGAACCTGGTGGCGGTCGCGCGGCTGGTCACGCAGATGCGCGAGCGCGGTGAGACCGGCTCGGTGCTGACCCTGCTGTGCGATCCCGGCGACCGCTACACCGACACCTACTTCGACGACGACTGGGTCGCGGCCCAGGGCTGGGACCTCGATCCCTGGCGAGCCGAGCTGGAGGAACTGCTGCCGCTGGGCAGTCTCTGA
- a CDS encoding glycoside hydrolase family 32 protein yields MTETADPRFPVLHRVHPRGWLNDPNGILRTEDGRWHVFFQFNPASARHETIHWGHMSSPDLVSWREEPLGPSPRPGEADQDGCWSGVGLIDRTEDPGGVPTLIYSGVDGVENQLARVVVARLDESATELVEPGVVAADVPPIPGLIGVRDPFVLSLGGRRWAIQGAGTREGEEHVPAILLYSCDDLERWEHVGPLVRGDDAVAAEHAPADLWECPQLVQLDGRWVLLLSLWRHPDRAERSTIQVNYLVGDMAAGADGMAQFLPSTGGQVDLGPDFYAPQAVVDGDRVLLWGWSWEGLERTQEQTDAQGWAGTLTFPRELRLDGDLLLARVPDELRALRGDRLEITDGETLDLPVPARAEARVRGAVRVEIVGPDGRATEVLAVDDGPATVFLDGSLLELIPDGATPRTMRIYPDVGDTMRVRGELEVAWLLERPDGRS; encoded by the coding sequence ATGACCGAGACCGCCGACCCTCGCTTCCCCGTCCTGCACCGCGTCCACCCCCGCGGCTGGCTCAACGACCCCAACGGGATCCTGCGCACCGAGGACGGGCGGTGGCACGTCTTCTTCCAGTTCAACCCGGCCTCCGCGCGGCACGAGACCATCCACTGGGGGCACATGTCCTCCCCGGACCTGGTCAGCTGGCGCGAGGAGCCGCTGGGGCCGAGCCCCCGTCCCGGCGAGGCCGATCAGGACGGCTGCTGGAGCGGTGTCGGCCTGATCGATCGCACCGAGGACCCCGGCGGCGTGCCGACCCTGATCTACTCCGGCGTCGACGGGGTGGAGAACCAGCTCGCCCGCGTCGTCGTCGCCCGTCTGGACGAGTCCGCGACCGAGCTGGTCGAACCGGGCGTCGTCGCGGCGGACGTCCCACCGATCCCCGGCCTGATCGGCGTGCGCGACCCCTTCGTCCTCTCCCTCGGCGGCCGGCGCTGGGCGATCCAGGGCGCCGGGACCCGCGAGGGCGAGGAGCACGTGCCCGCGATCCTGCTGTACTCCTGCGACGACCTCGAGCGCTGGGAGCACGTCGGCCCGCTGGTGCGCGGCGATGACGCGGTCGCCGCCGAGCACGCTCCCGCCGACCTCTGGGAATGCCCGCAGCTGGTGCAGCTCGACGGACGCTGGGTGCTGCTGCTGTCGCTGTGGCGGCATCCCGACCGCGCAGAGCGCTCCACGATCCAGGTGAACTACCTGGTGGGCGACATGGCGGCGGGCGCCGACGGCATGGCGCAGTTCCTGCCGTCGACGGGCGGCCAGGTCGACCTCGGCCCCGACTTCTACGCCCCGCAGGCCGTCGTCGACGGCGACCGGGTGCTGCTGTGGGGCTGGTCCTGGGAAGGTCTCGAACGCACCCAGGAGCAGACCGACGCGCAGGGCTGGGCCGGGACGCTCACGTTCCCCCGCGAGCTGCGTCTCGACGGGGACCTGCTGCTCGCGCGGGTCCCGGACGAGCTGAGGGCGCTGCGTGGGGACCGTCTCGAGATCACGGACGGGGAGACGCTGGATCTTCCGGTCCCGGCACGTGCCGAGGCCCGTGTCCGAGGGGCCGTGCGGGTCGAGATCGTCGGCCCCGATGGTCGAGCCACCGAGGTGCTCGCGGTCGACGACGGCCCGGCCACCGTGTTCCTGGACGGCAGCCTGCTCGAGCTCATCCCGGACGGCGCCACCCCACGCACGATGCGGATCTACCCCGACGTCGGGGACACGATGCGGGTGCGCGGCGAGCTCGAGGTGGCCTGGCTGCTGGAGCGGCCCGACGGGAGGAGCTGA
- a CDS encoding acyl-CoA dehydrogenase family protein, with protein sequence MTTATSDSVSTERAVVSAPDASASTPAELLPPEADHFALFQDVAGEDLAAWAAARSLADEVLPRINDCWERGEYPRDLIGRLGELDLLTDGLDVPGHRTLTPLGTGLVNMELSRLDGSVGTMVGVQGGLALRSIMLLGSTEQKQRWAEPLVTGREHAGFALTEPDHGSDSVSLETVARRDGDSWVLRGEKRWIGNGAGCDLTVVWARVQDESQPELDGQVSGFLVDQVLPGYAAEVIRGKVALRAIDQAHITLTDVSIPLDARLPGARSFKDTSKVLFATRAGVAWGALGHAIACYEAALEHAQKRIQFGRPLAKAQHVQVRLASMLQTLTSMQLYCVRIAELEASGTIRPEQASLAKVHNSRAAREIASEARDLLGGSGILLENRVVRHRSDLEALHTYEGTDTMQSLIVGRSITGVSAFA encoded by the coding sequence ATGACCACCGCCACCTCTGACTCCGTCAGCACCGAGCGCGCCGTCGTCTCCGCGCCCGACGCCTCCGCCTCGACGCCGGCGGAGCTGCTGCCCCCGGAGGCCGACCACTTCGCCCTGTTCCAGGACGTGGCCGGCGAGGACCTCGCAGCCTGGGCCGCCGCCCGCTCCCTGGCCGACGAGGTGCTGCCGCGGATCAACGACTGCTGGGAGCGGGGGGAGTACCCCAGGGACCTGATCGGCCGGCTCGGCGAGCTCGACCTGCTCACCGACGGGCTCGACGTGCCCGGTCACCGCACCCTCACGCCGCTGGGGACCGGCCTGGTGAACATGGAGCTCTCGCGCCTCGACGGGTCCGTGGGCACCATGGTCGGCGTCCAGGGCGGCCTCGCCCTGCGCTCGATCATGCTGCTGGGCTCGACGGAGCAGAAGCAGCGCTGGGCCGAGCCGCTGGTGACCGGCCGCGAGCACGCCGGCTTCGCCCTCACCGAGCCCGACCACGGTTCCGACTCCGTGTCCCTGGAGACGGTGGCGCGGCGCGACGGGGACTCCTGGGTGCTCCGCGGCGAGAAGCGATGGATCGGCAACGGCGCGGGCTGTGACCTCACGGTGGTGTGGGCCCGCGTTCAGGACGAGTCCCAGCCGGAGCTGGACGGCCAGGTCAGCGGGTTCCTCGTCGACCAGGTGCTGCCCGGCTACGCGGCCGAGGTGATCCGCGGCAAGGTCGCCCTGCGCGCCATCGACCAGGCCCACATCACGCTGACCGACGTGAGCATTCCGCTGGACGCCCGCCTGCCCGGCGCCCGCTCCTTCAAGGACACCTCGAAGGTCCTGTTCGCGACCCGCGCCGGGGTGGCCTGGGGCGCCCTCGGCCACGCGATCGCCTGCTACGAGGCGGCGCTCGAGCACGCCCAGAAGCGGATCCAGTTCGGGCGACCGCTGGCCAAGGCCCAGCACGTCCAGGTGCGGCTGGCCTCGATGCTGCAGACCCTGACCTCCATGCAGCTGTACTGCGTACGGATCGCGGAGCTCGAGGCGAGCGGGACCATCCGCCCCGAGCAGGCCTCGCTGGCCAAGGTGCACAACTCCCGCGCCGCCCGAGAGATCGCCTCCGAGGCCCGCGATCTCCTCGGCGGCTCCGGGATCCTGCTGGAGAACCGCGTGGTGCGCCACCGCAGCGACCTCGAGGCCCTGCACACCTACGAGGGCACCGACACCATGCAGTCGCTCATCGTGGGCCGGTCGATCACGGGGGTGAGCGCCTTCGCGTGA